In the genome of Neovison vison isolate M4711 chromosome 3, ASM_NN_V1, whole genome shotgun sequence, one region contains:
- the PXN gene encoding paxillin isoform X4, translating to MDDLDALLADLESTTSHISKRPMFLSEETPYSYPTGNHTYQEITVPPPVPPPPSSEALNGTILDPLDQWEPSASRFIHQQPQSPSPVCGSSAKTSSSSVPQDGAGPPCSRAGEEEHVYSFPNKQKSAEPSPTVMSSSLGSNLSELDRLLLELNAVQHNPPGFPADEANSSPPLPGALSPHYGIPENNSPLGGKAGPLTKEKPKRNGGRGLEDVRPSVESLLDELESSVPSPVPAITVNQGEMSSPQRVTSSQQQTRISASSATRELDELMASLSDFKTSSSAVALSSLGLLPKPAPAPRHIPSPSPPGPSLFLPSIPKLASGGPPSSQEVLCLEHPSNGQGLRPPVAALQVTSDTPNARSPAVEGPLGPFGAEKKAQVWRDVPSLTSEVSRAPPCHTPPRQAGRAGPEEPGDPHGLLANPLYPEEAMAAAREHPWALEACEIPHGATPSCPEVTEPAVVAVDRQAIFPDTWSLTKERGQPKQRAKPEPGEPESSRPAPVDEKQLGGQTPMRGSLVRPTLGPETLRRREGTTEAAAQAQREQPEPPPAVVTDTPNTTERISASGQIRSVIRRSRETGHAHPMSREPSPRRRLDPATLSRTPSQERLIAELQGRLGIQPEAEEAAGAAGVSAEDWLTEGVIITVQPRGRRAGGQLVEKVARRCLGLGQGQASRRPDSCPGWLEGRCGVERRVGGGSCSLWPCEAGLIPGARVGRPRGSLGMACSLLLRSASFLSFLSSSQVVFPPGSPVPLRRTFPLLASPPPPVSLLQPQKDASASSPCPSPSLPAPSSLGPSALARGSPGVPSAAAGLREEGVQGPTPPPPAPHTWRSVGCQTDEDPLFPPMQIQGLEQMADGEAWAAGWPPSDRQSSPEGQDEGGFMAQGKTGSSSPPGGPPKPGSQLDSMLGSLQSDLNKLGVATVAKGVCGACKKPIAGQVVTAMGKTWHPEHFVCTHCQEEIGSRNFFERDGQPYCEKDYHNLFSPRCYYCNGPILDKVVTALDRTWHPEHFFCAQCGAFFGPEGFHEKDGKAYCRKDYFDMFAPKCGGCARAILENYISALNTLWHPECFVCRECFTPFVNGSFFEHDGQPYCEVHYHERRGSLCSGCQKPITGRCITAMAKKFHPEHFVCAFCLKQLNKGTFKEQNDKPYCQNCFLKLFC from the exons ACGCCCTGCTGGCCGACTTGGAGTCCACCACCTCCCACATCTCCAAACGGCCCATGTTCTTGTCAGAGGAGACCCCCTACTCGTACCCAACTGGAAACCACACATACCAGGAGATTACCGTGCCGCCCCCTGTCCCGCCACCCCCATCCAGTGAGGCCCTCAATGGCACCATCCTTGACCCCTTAGACCAGTGGGAGCCCAGTGCCTCCCGATTCATCCACCAGCAG CCTCAGTCCCCGTCACCTGTGTGTGGCTCCAGTGCCAAAACTTCCAGCTCCTCCGTGCCCCAGGACGGCGCCGGCCCACCGTGTTCCCGAGCCGGTGAGGAAGAGCACGTCTACAG tTTCCCCAACAAGCAGAAGTCGGCCGAGCCTTCACCCACTGTGATGAGCTCCTCCCTGGGCAGCAACCTTTCTGAACTTGACCGTCTGCTGCTGGAACTGAATGCGGTGCAGCATAATCCCCCGGGCTTCCCTGCAG ATGAGGCCAACTCAAGCCCGCCGCTGCCTGGGGCTCTGAGCCCCCACTATGGCATCCCGGAGAATAACAGCCCACTGGGGGGCAAAGCTGGACCCCTGACGAAAGAGAAGCCCAAGCGGAATGGGGGCCGCGGCCTGGAGGATGTGAGGCCCAGTGTGGAGAGTCTCTTGGATGAACTCGAGAGCTCTGTGCCCAGCCCCGT CCCTGCCATCACTGTGAACCAGGGCGAGATGAGCAGCCCTCAGCGAGTCACCTCCAGCCAGCAGCAGACACGCATCTCAGCCTCCTCTGCCACCAGGGAGCTGGACGAGCTGATGGCCTCCCTTTCGGATTTCAAG ACCAGCTCCTCTGCTGTGGCCTTGAGCTCCCTGGGGCTGCTGCCCAAACCAGCTCCAGCCCCACGCCACAtaccttccccttctcctcctgggcCCTCTCTGTTCTTACCATCCATTCCTAAGCTTGCCTCTGGAGGTCCCCCTTCCTCCCAGGAGGTCCTCTGCTTGGAGCACCCCAGTAATGGGCAGGGCCTTCGACCTCCTGTGGCTGCCCTCCAGGTGACATCTGACACTCCCAACGCAAGGTCTCCCGCTGTGGAGGGCCCTCTGGGGCCGTTTGGTGCAGAGAAAAAGGCTCAGGTTTGGAGAGACGTACCAAGCCTCACAAGTGAGGTTTCCAGGGCGCCCCCTTGCCACACACCACCCCGCCAGGCTGGGCGCGCAGGTCCCGAGGAGCCTGGAGACCCCCACGGGCTGTTGGCCAACCCTTTGTACCCAGAGGAAGCCATGGCTGCTGCTCGGGAGCATCCGTGGGCTTTGGAGGCGTGTGAGATCCCCCACGGAGCCACACCCAGCTGCCCGGAAGTAACTGAGCCAGCTGTCGTGGCTGTGGACCGTCAGGCTATTTTCCCAGATACCTGGAGTCTCACAAAGGAACGTGGACAGCCGAAGCAGAGGGCAAAGCCAGAGCCAGGGGAGCCGGAAAGCAGCCGCCCGGCCCCAGTTGATGAGAAGCAGTTAGGTGGACAGACACCCATGAGGGGAAGCCTGGTCAGGCCAACCCTGGGACCCGAGACCCTCAGGCGGCGGGAAGGCACCACCGAAGCTGCCGCCCAGGCCCAGAGGGAACAGCCGGAGCCTCCACCTGCCGTGGTCACGGACACGCCCAACACCACTGAGAGGATTTCCGCCTCCGGCCAG aTCCGCTCTGTGATCAGGAGGAGCCGGGAGACGGGCCACGCACACCCCATGTCCCGGGAGCCCTCCCCTCGCCGCCGGCTGGACCCCgccaccttgagcaggaccccTTCCCAGGAGCGGCTCATCGCAGAGCTGCAGGGTCGGCTGGGCATCCAGCCGGAGGCAGAGGAGGCAGCGGGGGCAGCAGGGGTCTCTGCCGAGGACTGGCTGACCGAGGGCGTCATCATCACTGTGCAGCCTCGTGGGAGGCGGGCTGGGGGGCAGCTTGTAGAGAAGGTAGCGAGGAggtgcctggggctgggccagggccAGGCCAGTAGGCGTCCTGATTCTTGCCCAGGATGGCTGGAGGGAAGATGTGGTGTggaaaggagggtggggggagggtcttgCAGCCTGTGGCCGTGTGAGGCTGGCCTCATTCCTGGTGCCAGGGTGGGAAGGCCCAGGGGGAGCCTGGGGATGGCATGCTCCCTGCTCTTACGCTCTGcttcatttctctccttcctttcttcttcccaggTCGTCTTCCCTCCTGGCTCCCCCGTTCCCCTAAGAAGAACCTTTCCTCTtctggcttctcctcctcctcctgtctctttGCTCCAGCCACAGAAAGACGCCTCAGCCAGCAGCCCTTGTCCCTCGCCCAGCCTGCCCGCCCCCTCTTCCCTGGGGCCCTCCGCTCTTGCCCGAGGTTCCCCTGGGGTCCCAAGTGCTGCGGCAGGGCTTCGGGAAGAGGGTGTGCAgggccccaccccgccccctcctgcACCCCACACTTGGAGGTCCGTGGGCTGCCAGACCGACGAGGACCCGCTCTTCCCCCCGATGCAG ATCCAGGGCCTGGAACAAATGGCAGATGGAGAAGCGTGGGCGGCCGGCTGGCCTCCGAGCGACAGGCAGAGCAGTCCCGAAGGGCAGGACGAGGGAGGG TTTATGGCCCAGGGGAAGACGGGGAGCAGCTCTCCCCCTGGGGGCCCCCCGAAGCCTGGGAGCCAGCTGGATAGTATGCTGGGGAGCCTGCAGTCTGACCTGAACAAACTGGGGGTCGCCACGGTTGCCAAAGGGGTCTGCGGGGCCTGCAAGAAGCCCATCGCTGGACAG gtCGTGACCGCCATGGGAAAGACGTGGCACCCAGAGCACTTCGTCTGCACCCATTGCCAAGAGGAGATCGGATCCCGGAACTTTTTTGAGCGGGATGGACAGCCCTACTGTGAAAAGGACTATCATAACCTCTTTTCTCCGCGCTGCTACTACTGCAATGGTCCCATCCTGGAT AAAGTGGTGACAGCCCTTGACCGGACGTGGCACCCCGAGCACTTcttctgtgcccagtgtggagccttcTTTGGGCCAGAAG GGTTCCATGAGAAAGACGGCAAGGCCTACTGCCGGAAGGATTACTTTGACATGTTCGCGCCCAAGTGTGGCGGCTGTGCCCGGGCCATCCTGGAGAACTACATCTCGGCCCTCAACACTCTCTGGCATCCTGAATGCTTTGTGTGCCGG